A region from the Beduinella massiliensis genome encodes:
- the ruvA gene encoding Holliday junction branch migration protein RuvA yields the protein MYAFIEGKLEEKRQGEIVVNAGGVGYQLICSASTVAEAPQAGERFRAYTYLSVREDAMDLFGFATKEERTMFLKLCSVTGVGARTALGVLSSMPLRDLSIAIATGDTGALSRAPGIGKKTAQRLVLELKDKVEAGELTSGAGQAVPAAAMGAQQEAVAALMALGYSSAEAARAINQVQGQSDKTDQLIMLALRTLGGN from the coding sequence ATGTACGCATTTATAGAAGGAAAGCTGGAGGAAAAGCGGCAGGGCGAGATCGTCGTAAACGCCGGTGGCGTGGGCTATCAGCTTATCTGCTCGGCCTCGACGGTGGCCGAGGCCCCGCAGGCGGGCGAGCGGTTTCGGGCCTATACGTACCTGTCGGTGCGCGAGGACGCGATGGACCTTTTCGGCTTTGCCACAAAAGAGGAGCGGACGATGTTCTTAAAGCTCTGCTCCGTCACGGGCGTGGGCGCACGCACGGCGTTGGGGGTGCTTTCCTCCATGCCGCTGCGGGATCTTTCTATCGCCATCGCCACGGGCGACACGGGCGCGCTTTCGCGCGCGCCGGGCATCGGCAAGAAGACGGCGCAGCGCCTCGTGCTGGAACTGAAGGACAAGGTGGAGGCAGGAGAACTCACCTCCGGTGCCGGCCAGGCCGTTCCCGCAGCCGCGATGGGCGCGCAGCAGGAGGCGGTGGCGGCGCTGATGGCGCTGGGCTATTCCTCCGCGGAGGCGGCGCGCGCCATCAACCAGGTGCAGGGCCAGTCGGACAAGACGGACCAGCTCATCATGCTGGCGCTGCGCACGCTGGGCGGGAACTGA
- the ruvB gene encoding Holliday junction branch migration DNA helicase RuvB: MEEERLVTTGFRDGDEEIEQSLRPKTLREYIGQQTVKDSLNIYIEAARGRRDALDHMLLYGPPGLGKTTLACIVAAEMGQNIRITSGPAIERPGDLASILTNLSAGDVLFIDEIHRLSRTVEEVLYPAMEDYALDIMIGKGPSARSIRLDLPKFTLVGATTRAGQLSAPLRDRFGILFRLQLYSTDELAQIVQHSANIMKIPVEPEGVREIARRSRGTPRIVNRLLKRVRDFAQVRADGVITYEVAREALNLQEIDELGLDRVDRAMLTTMMEKFGGGPVGLDTLAATTGEDAVTIEDVYEPYLMQLGFLMRTPRGRVCTQAAYDHMRMPMPVRRDAKDKDDGQLSLLD, translated from the coding sequence ATGGAAGAAGAACGCTTGGTAACGACGGGCTTTCGAGACGGCGACGAGGAGATCGAGCAATCGCTTCGCCCCAAGACGCTGCGCGAGTACATCGGCCAGCAGACCGTCAAGGACAGCCTGAACATCTACATCGAAGCGGCGAGGGGACGGCGCGACGCGCTGGACCACATGCTGCTTTACGGCCCGCCGGGCCTGGGCAAGACGACGCTGGCCTGCATCGTGGCGGCGGAGATGGGCCAGAACATCCGCATTACCTCCGGGCCGGCTATCGAGCGACCAGGCGATCTGGCCTCGATCCTCACCAACCTGAGCGCGGGCGACGTGCTCTTCATTGACGAGATTCACCGCCTGTCGCGAACGGTGGAGGAGGTGCTCTACCCGGCGATGGAGGATTACGCGCTGGATATCATGATCGGCAAGGGGCCGAGCGCGCGTTCCATCCGGCTGGACCTGCCCAAGTTCACGCTCGTGGGCGCTACCACGCGCGCGGGCCAGCTTTCGGCTCCGCTGCGCGACCGATTCGGTATCCTGTTCAGGCTCCAGCTCTACTCGACGGACGAGCTCGCGCAGATCGTGCAGCACAGCGCGAACATCATGAAGATCCCGGTGGAGCCGGAGGGCGTGCGCGAAATCGCGCGGCGTTCTCGCGGGACGCCGCGCATCGTCAACCGACTGCTCAAGCGCGTGCGCGACTTCGCGCAGGTACGGGCGGACGGCGTCATCACCTACGAGGTGGCGCGCGAGGCTTTGAACCTGCAGGAGATCGACGAGCTGGGACTCGACCGTGTGGACCGCGCCATGCTGACGACGATGATGGAAAAATTCGGCGGCGGCCCGGTCGGACTGGACACGCTCGCTGCGACGACGGGCGAGGATGCCGTGACGATCGAGGACGTGTACGAGCCCTATCTCATGCAGCTGGGCTTTCTCATGCGCACGCCGCGCGGGCGCGTATGCACGCAGGCGGCCTACGACCACATGCGCATGCCCATGCCCGTAAGAAGGGATGCAAAGGACAAAGACGACGGACAGCTTTCGCTGCTGGACTGA
- the queA gene encoding tRNA preQ1(34) S-adenosylmethionine ribosyltransferase-isomerase QueA produces the protein MLTSDFNYELPEELIAQTPIEPRDASRLMVCHVKTGEREHRIFRDITDYLRAGDVLVLNETRVIPARLYGRKEGTGGAIEFLLLKRIDRDTWEVILKPGRKAKPGAVFVFGEGLLKATVLDMAQDGGRIVRFAYEGVFEEILDRLGQMPLPPYIHEKLSDKERYQTVYARQDGSAAAPTAGLHFTPELLEKVRAMGVSVVPILLHVGLGTFRPVKEEDVSRHHMHSEYYEVTEDAAARINAARAAGGRIICVGTTSVRTLETVTDEKGVVHAGSGYTQIFITPGVPLHAVDVLITNFHLPQSTLLMLVSALMGREQALAAYEEAVRERYRFFSFGDAMLIVAKEAEAK, from the coding sequence ATGCTGACATCCGATTTTAACTATGAACTGCCGGAAGAGCTGATCGCGCAGACGCCTATCGAGCCGCGCGACGCGAGCCGGCTGATGGTCTGCCACGTGAAGACGGGCGAGCGCGAACACCGAATCTTCCGCGACATCACCGATTACCTGCGCGCGGGCGACGTGCTGGTGCTCAACGAGACGCGCGTCATCCCCGCGCGGCTGTATGGCCGCAAGGAAGGCACGGGCGGGGCAATCGAGTTTCTGCTCCTGAAGCGCATCGACCGGGATACGTGGGAGGTCATCCTGAAGCCCGGGCGCAAGGCGAAGCCGGGCGCCGTATTCGTCTTCGGCGAGGGGCTTTTAAAGGCCACGGTGCTGGACATGGCGCAGGACGGCGGCCGCATCGTGCGCTTTGCCTACGAGGGCGTGTTCGAGGAAATTCTGGATCGTCTGGGGCAGATGCCGCTGCCGCCCTACATCCACGAAAAGCTTTCCGACAAGGAGCGCTACCAGACGGTCTACGCCCGGCAGGACGGCTCCGCCGCCGCGCCGACCGCAGGTTTGCACTTTACGCCGGAGCTGCTGGAAAAAGTCAGGGCAATGGGCGTCTCGGTCGTGCCCATTCTGCTGCACGTGGGACTGGGCACGTTCAGACCGGTGAAGGAAGAGGATGTATCCCGCCACCACATGCACTCGGAATACTACGAGGTGACGGAGGACGCGGCCGCGCGCATCAACGCGGCGCGCGCCGCGGGCGGGCGCATCATCTGCGTGGGTACGACGAGCGTTCGTACGTTGGAGACGGTGACGGACGAGAAGGGCGTGGTGCACGCGGGCAGCGGCTACACGCAGATTTTCATCACGCCGGGCGTGCCGCTTCACGCGGTGGACGTCCTGATCACGAACTTCCACCTGCCGCAGTCCACGCTGCTGATGCTGGTGAGCGCGCTGATGGGACGCGAGCAGGCGCTTGCGGCGTACGAAGAGGCGGTAAGGGAGCGCTATCGGTTCTTTTCGTTCGGGGACGCGATGCTCATCGTCGCGAAAGAGGCAGAGGCAAAATAA
- the tgt gene encoding tRNA guanosine(34) transglycosylase Tgt, producing the protein MNQPLTFDLLKTDARTGARRGVVHTPHGDIQTPIFMPVGTQATVKATTPRELEEAGAQIILSNTYHLHVRPGEALVKEAGGLHRFMSWNHPILTDSGGFQVFSLSGLRKIKEEGVAFQSHLDGSRLFISPEVSMQIQQDLGADIAMCFDVCSPYPCDHETAEAAMHRTHRWAERCKAYHAREDQALFGIVQGAFYKDLRIESAKVLSEMDFPGYGIGGLSVGEPKPIMYEMLEEMMPYMPEQKPRYLMGVGSPDCLVEGVLRGVDMFDCVLATRIARNGTVFTDKGRLVIRNAQYAHDFGPLEEGCDCYACQNFSRAYIRHLIKAGEITGGRLATIHNLRYLLRLMERIRRAIDEDRFEQFHHDFFANYDMSRNF; encoded by the coding sequence ATGAATCAACCGCTGACATTCGACTTACTGAAAACGGACGCCCGAACGGGCGCGCGCCGGGGCGTGGTGCACACGCCGCACGGCGATATACAGACACCGATCTTCATGCCCGTGGGCACGCAGGCGACCGTCAAGGCGACGACGCCGCGCGAGCTGGAGGAAGCGGGCGCGCAAATCATTTTGTCCAACACCTATCACCTGCACGTGCGCCCAGGAGAGGCGCTGGTGAAGGAGGCGGGCGGGCTGCATCGGTTCATGTCCTGGAATCATCCGATCCTGACGGACAGCGGCGGATTCCAGGTGTTTTCCCTCTCCGGGCTTCGCAAGATCAAGGAGGAGGGCGTGGCGTTTCAGTCCCATCTGGACGGCAGCCGTCTGTTCATATCGCCCGAGGTCTCCATGCAGATTCAGCAGGATCTAGGCGCGGACATCGCCATGTGCTTTGACGTATGCTCGCCCTACCCGTGCGACCATGAAACAGCGGAGGCGGCCATGCACCGCACGCATCGTTGGGCGGAGCGCTGCAAGGCGTACCATGCGCGCGAGGATCAGGCGCTGTTCGGCATCGTGCAGGGCGCTTTTTACAAGGACCTTCGCATCGAGAGCGCGAAGGTGCTTTCGGAAATGGATTTTCCCGGCTACGGCATCGGCGGGCTCAGCGTGGGCGAACCCAAGCCTATCATGTACGAGATGCTGGAAGAGATGATGCCCTACATGCCCGAGCAAAAACCCCGTTACCTGATGGGCGTGGGCAGCCCGGACTGCTTGGTGGAGGGCGTGCTGCGCGGGGTGGATATGTTTGACTGCGTGCTGGCAACCCGCATCGCCCGGAACGGAACGGTCTTCACGGACAAGGGCAGGCTCGTCATCCGCAACGCGCAGTATGCGCACGATTTCGGGCCGCTGGAGGAGGGCTGCGACTGCTACGCCTGCCAGAACTTCTCGCGCGCCTACATCCGCCATCTCATCAAGGCGGGGGAGATTACGGGCGGCAGGCTCGCGACGATCCACAACCTGCGCTACCTGCTCAGGCTCATGGAGCGCATCCGCAGGGCTATTGACGAGGACCGCTTCGAGCAGTTCCATCACGATTTCTTCGCAAATTACGACATGAGCAGGAACTTTTGA
- the yajC gene encoding preprotein translocase subunit YajC produces MMNAFLNLLADAAPAVGDAAAAAGDAATEVGAAGGILGLVVSLAPMILIFVVFYFMLIRPQRKKDKEAKAMLAALKVGDRICTIGGIYGTIANIKDDVLTVEVGAEKTKLVFARWAIRNVEEISISNDAEALI; encoded by the coding sequence ATGATGAACGCGTTTTTGAACCTTCTGGCCGATGCTGCCCCTGCTGTGGGCGATGCCGCCGCTGCTGCTGGCGATGCGGCGACCGAAGTAGGAGCCGCTGGCGGAATTCTCGGCCTGGTGGTTTCCCTGGCGCCGATGATTCTGATCTTCGTCGTCTTCTACTTCATGCTGATTCGTCCGCAGCGCAAGAAGGACAAGGAAGCCAAGGCGATGCTGGCGGCGCTGAAGGTCGGCGACCGTATCTGCACCATTGGCGGCATCTACGGCACGATCGCGAATATCAAGGACGACGTGCTGACGGTCGAGGTCGGCGCTGAGAAGACCAAGCTCGTGTTCGCGCGCTGGGCTATCCGCAACGTCGAGGAAATCTCGATTTCCAACGACGCAGAAGCGCTCATCTGA
- a CDS encoding TIGR04086 family membrane protein has translation MKQAVQGSVKGQAKTPDTMARRKPRAAGKKNSAIKKLLLGFLSALAATVLGVVLFALLLRVWQMDSGAITVVNQVLKLVAILVGVLVAVGRGGERGAMRGACVGLLYMGLGVALYGVFSGQQMSLAGYAADVGMGIAAGGLCGMILSNLPAK, from the coding sequence ATGAAACAAGCGGTACAGGGGTCGGTTAAAGGACAGGCAAAAACGCCGGATACCATGGCCCGGCGCAAGCCGCGCGCGGCGGGCAAAAAGAACAGCGCGATCAAGAAATTGCTGCTGGGTTTTTTGAGCGCCCTGGCGGCGACCGTGCTGGGCGTGGTGCTCTTTGCGCTGCTGCTGCGCGTATGGCAGATGGACAGCGGGGCCATCACGGTCGTCAATCAGGTGCTCAAGCTGGTCGCGATCCTCGTGGGCGTGCTGGTGGCCGTAGGCCGCGGCGGTGAACGGGGGGCGATGCGCGGCGCCTGCGTGGGGCTGCTCTATATGGGGCTGGGCGTCGCGCTCTACGGCGTCTTCAGCGGGCAGCAGATGAGCCTCGCGGGCTATGCGGCGGACGTCGGCATGGGCATCGCGGCAGGCGGCCTGTGCGGGATGATTTTGTCGAATCTTCCGGCGAAATGA
- the scfA gene encoding six-cysteine ranthipeptide SCIFF yields the protein MKHIQTVQKSCLKESLKHGGCGECQASCQSACKTSCTVANQSCQNKNNK from the coding sequence ATGAAGCATATTCAGACCGTTCAGAAGTCCTGCCTGAAGGAAAGCCTGAAGCATGGCGGCTGCGGCGAGTGTCAGGCGTCGTGCCAGAGCGCCTGCAAGACGTCCTGCACCGTGGCGAACCAGTCCTGCCAGAACAAGAACAACAAGTAA
- the scfB gene encoding thioether cross-link-forming SCIFF peptide maturase, which produces MIHTFTSCDKYMALDVGSGAVHALDELAYDVLRLHEQGAPFEEIRAQLGSRYGADELEETIGEIEELIRLGQLDTDDDYAELDVNTDPGVVKAMCLLVTQDCNLRCKYCFASAGEYHMHGSRLMSFETGKRALDWLVEKSGKRHSLEVDFFGGEPLMNFEVVRQLVAYGRSLERAHDKRFKFTITTNAVALNDEMIDFFNREMHNVVLSIDGRPEVHDRMRPTPSGKGSYEIMMPKARRLAECRGQKDYYVRGTYSAHNLDFGNDVLHLADLGFEQISIEPVVADPACEYALKEDMLPTIKDEYERLARVYVRRREKDDTWFNFFHFMIDLKGGPCLRKRLTGCGAGNEYVAITTDGDIYPCHQFVGREGYRMGSVLDGSFDGAVQKEFAENHVLNKEKCSKCWARFYCSGGCAANAQAFSGNIREPYDMECQMERKRLECAMAIYAVEHEGEA; this is translated from the coding sequence TTGATTCATACGTTTACATCCTGTGACAAATACATGGCGCTGGACGTGGGCAGCGGCGCGGTGCACGCGCTGGACGAGCTTGCGTACGACGTGCTTCGCCTGCACGAACAGGGCGCGCCCTTTGAGGAGATCCGCGCGCAGCTTGGCAGCAGGTACGGCGCGGACGAGCTCGAGGAAACGATAGGGGAGATAGAGGAACTGATCCGCCTGGGGCAGCTGGACACGGATGACGACTACGCGGAGCTCGACGTGAACACCGATCCCGGGGTGGTTAAGGCCATGTGCCTGCTCGTGACGCAGGACTGCAACCTGCGCTGCAAGTATTGCTTTGCCTCCGCAGGCGAATACCACATGCATGGAAGCCGCCTGATGTCCTTTGAAACGGGCAAGCGCGCGCTGGATTGGCTGGTCGAGAAGAGCGGCAAGCGCCATTCGCTGGAGGTAGACTTCTTCGGCGGGGAGCCTCTGATGAACTTTGAGGTCGTGCGCCAACTGGTCGCTTACGGCCGCTCGCTGGAGCGCGCGCACGACAAGCGGTTCAAGTTTACGATCACCACGAACGCCGTCGCCTTAAACGACGAGATGATCGACTTTTTCAACAGGGAGATGCACAACGTCGTGCTCTCCATCGACGGCAGGCCTGAGGTACACGACCGCATGCGCCCCACGCCCAGCGGAAAGGGATCGTACGAGATCATGATGCCGAAGGCGCGCCGTCTGGCGGAATGCCGCGGACAGAAGGACTACTACGTGCGCGGCACCTACAGCGCGCACAACCTGGACTTCGGAAACGACGTGCTGCACCTGGCGGACCTGGGCTTTGAGCAGATTTCCATCGAGCCGGTCGTGGCCGACCCGGCCTGTGAATACGCGCTGAAAGAGGACATGCTGCCCACGATCAAGGACGAATACGAGCGCCTGGCGCGCGTCTATGTACGCCGCCGGGAAAAGGACGATACGTGGTTTAACTTCTTCCATTTTATGATCGACCTCAAGGGCGGGCCCTGCCTGCGCAAGCGCCTCACCGGCTGCGGCGCGGGCAACGAGTACGTGGCGATCACCACGGACGGCGACATTTATCCCTGCCATCAATTCGTGGGCCGCGAGGGCTACCGCATGGGCAGCGTGCTGGACGGCAGCTTTGACGGCGCGGTTCAAAAGGAGTTCGCGGAAAATCATGTGCTGAACAAGGAAAAGTGTTCCAAGTGTTGGGCGCGCTTCTATTGCAGCGGCGGGTGCGCGGCCAACGCGCAGGCGTTCAGCGGCAATATCCGCGAGCCCTACGACATGGAATGCCAGATGGAGCGCAAGCGTCTGGAGTGCGCGATGGCGATTTATGCCGTCGAACACGAAGGCGAAGCTTGA
- the secD gene encoding protein translocase subunit SecD, which translates to MANKKLGGKNRKAISIAQLCVILVLIVLAGFVALNGFGKGTMVQYMKPWGEAISLGLDLRGGVYTVYQAQSDGVEDFDGKMDTTVNILTGRLTRQGFTEATVTRQGNDRIRIEIPDVKDPNEILTIIGTPAHLVFKDNAGNVVMEGQEVKEAYISQDDTGTPCVAFRLSDVGTKQFAEATAANLNRTISIELDGEVISAPTVNSVIAGGSGIIQSPGMTVEEASNLAMLIQSGALPLDISQLEVSAISATLGVEALDKAILAAVIGVILVMLFMIARYRLCGVIADIALTVYILLVIFLLAVTGAQLTLPGVAGIILGIGMAVDANVIIFERIREELNAGRPLFSSVKKGFSNALSAIMDSNVTTIIAALVLLWFGTGSIKGFAITLSISVITSMFTAVVVTHGLLNIFVNLGIENKALYARPAKENEGHVLKDRSKICIRVSAIVIAVALVMSVFGFGMNLGIDFTGGIIMEYDMGEDYQVTDIQTALANQGISDAQIQVTGEDGQKAQIRIRDVENPDEMRAALEAELSAKYTGMQFITVDRVGAVAGRDLILNALKSVLVAAALMLLYIAIRFDFYSGLAAVIGLVHDVLIMVALMVFLRPFVQVNTTFIAAMLTIVGYSINNTIVIFDRIRENVHGSMRGKPRAEIVTASIRECFTRTVSTTLTTLLTTVTLFVLGVASIREFTLPLIVGIVSGVYSANAINGYVWAFLMDHRAKAKQEAKKA; encoded by the coding sequence ATGGCGAACAAGAAATTGGGGGGCAAGAACCGCAAGGCTATCAGCATCGCGCAGCTTTGCGTCATCCTGGTCCTGATCGTGCTGGCGGGCTTCGTGGCGCTCAACGGCTTTGGCAAGGGCACCATGGTGCAGTACATGAAACCGTGGGGCGAGGCGATCAGCCTGGGCCTCGACCTGCGCGGCGGCGTTTACACCGTCTATCAGGCGCAGAGCGACGGCGTCGAGGACTTTGACGGCAAGATGGACACCACGGTCAACATCCTGACCGGGCGCCTTACGCGACAGGGCTTCACGGAAGCCACGGTCACCCGGCAGGGAAACGACCGCATCCGCATCGAAATTCCGGACGTGAAGGACCCGAACGAGATCCTTACGATCATCGGCACGCCCGCCCACCTGGTCTTCAAGGACAACGCGGGCAACGTCGTGATGGAGGGCCAGGAGGTCAAGGAGGCCTACATCAGCCAGGACGACACGGGCACGCCGTGCGTGGCCTTCAGGCTGTCCGACGTCGGCACGAAGCAGTTTGCCGAGGCGACGGCGGCCAACCTGAACAGGACGATTTCCATCGAGCTGGACGGCGAGGTCATCTCCGCGCCGACGGTCAACTCCGTCATCGCGGGCGGCTCGGGCATCATCCAGTCGCCGGGCATGACGGTGGAGGAAGCGAGCAACCTGGCGATGCTGATCCAGTCCGGCGCGCTGCCGCTGGACATTAGCCAGCTCGAGGTCTCCGCCATCTCCGCGACGCTGGGCGTCGAGGCGCTGGACAAGGCGATTCTGGCGGCCGTCATCGGCGTCATTCTCGTCATGCTGTTCATGATCGCGCGTTACCGCCTGTGCGGCGTCATCGCCGACATCGCGCTGACGGTTTACATCCTGCTGGTCATCTTCCTGCTGGCGGTTACGGGCGCGCAGCTCACGCTGCCCGGGGTCGCGGGCATTATCTTGGGCATCGGCATGGCGGTCGACGCGAACGTCATCATCTTCGAGCGCATTCGCGAGGAGCTGAACGCCGGGCGTCCGCTGTTCTCCTCCGTGAAGAAGGGCTTCAGCAACGCGCTTTCCGCCATCATGGACTCCAACGTGACTACGATCATCGCGGCGCTGGTTCTGCTGTGGTTCGGCACGGGCTCCATCAAGGGCTTTGCCATCACGCTTTCCATTAGCGTCATCACGTCCATGTTTACGGCGGTCGTCGTGACCCATGGGCTGCTCAACATCTTCGTGAACCTGGGCATTGAGAACAAAGCGCTCTACGCGCGGCCTGCGAAGGAAAACGAAGGTCACGTGCTCAAGGATCGCTCCAAGATCTGTATCCGCGTTTCCGCGATCGTGATTGCGGTGGCGCTGGTCATGTCCGTCTTCGGCTTTGGCATGAATCTGGGCATCGACTTTACCGGCGGCATCATCATGGAATACGACATGGGTGAGGATTATCAGGTAACGGACATTCAGACTGCGCTCGCCAATCAGGGCATAAGCGACGCCCAGATTCAAGTGACCGGCGAGGATGGCCAGAAGGCGCAGATCCGCATCCGCGACGTGGAGAACCCCGACGAGATGCGCGCCGCGCTGGAGGCGGAGCTCTCCGCCAAGTACACCGGCATGCAGTTTATCACGGTGGATCGCGTGGGCGCGGTCGCCGGACGCGACCTGATTCTCAACGCGCTCAAGAGCGTGCTGGTCGCGGCGGCGCTGATGCTTCTGTACATCGCCATCCGCTTCGACTTCTATTCCGGTCTGGCGGCGGTCATCGGCCTGGTGCACGACGTGCTGATCATGGTGGCCCTCATGGTCTTCCTGCGTCCGTTCGTGCAGGTGAACACCACGTTCATCGCGGCGATGCTGACCATCGTCGGCTACTCGATCAACAACACCATCGTCATCTTTGACCGCATTCGTGAGAACGTGCACGGCAGCATGCGCGGCAAGCCGCGCGCCGAGATCGTCACCGCCTCGATCCGCGAGTGCTTCACCCGTACGGTGAGCACGACGCTGACGACGCTATTGACGACGGTGACGCTGTTCGTGCTGGGCGTGGCCTCCATCCGCGAGTTCACGCTGCCGCTGATCGTGGGCATCGTCTCCGGCGTGTACTCCGCGAACGCCATCAACGGCTATGTGTGGGCGTTCCTGATGGATCACCGCGCGAAGGCCAAGCAGGAAGCCAAGAAGGCGTAA